In the genome of Euleptes europaea isolate rEulEur1 chromosome 7, rEulEur1.hap1, whole genome shotgun sequence, one region contains:
- the LOC130480981 gene encoding claw keratin-like, with translation MAGSCGPQFAVPSIASTPRVGFGSAGLGCGGLGYGYGGLGLAHGGLGYGYGGLGLAHGYGLGYGYGPAVAETSGSLGTLAGVSPSCINQIPPAEVVIQPPPSVVTLPGPILSATGEPVSVGGNAPCAISGTGVAGAGYYGGQGGLYGGSCLGFNRGSFLGRKFLTGRRGSICH, from the coding sequence ATGGCTGGCTCCTGTGGTCCACAGTTTGCTGTCCCATCGATTGCCTCCACCCCAAGAGTTGGGTTTGGATCTGCTGGGCTTGGCTGTGGAGGTCTAGGCTATGGATATGGTGGTCTTGGCTTAGCTCATGGAGGTCTAGGTTACGGATATGGAGGTCTTGGCTTAGCTCACGGTTATGGTCTCGGCTATGGCTATGGTCCTGCTGTGGCTGAAACTTCTGGCAGCCTCGGCACTCTGGCTGGAGTCAGCCCTTCCTGCATCAACCAGATCCCACCAGCAGAAGTCGTGATCCAGCCACCCCCCTCCGTCGTGACCCTCCCAGGACCCATCCTCTCTGCCACCGGTGAACCAGTCTCTGTGGGAGGCAACGCCCCATGTGCCATTAGCGGTACTGGGGTGGCAGGAGCAGGCTACTATGGGGGGCAAGGGGGCCTTTATGGAGGTTCCTGTTTAGGCTTCAACCGCGGTTCATTCCTTGGAAGAAAGTTTCTAACTGGACGTCGTGGCAGCATCTGTCATTGA
- the LOC130480907 gene encoding shematrin-like protein 2 — MAGSCGPQFAVPSIASTPRVGFGSAGLGCGGLGYGYGGLGLAHGGLGYGYGGLGLAHGYGLGYGSGPAVAETSGSLGTLAGVIPSCINQIPPAEVVIQPPPSVVTLPGPILSATGEPVSVGGNAPCAISGTGVAGASYYGGLGGLYGGSCLGLRRGSFVGRKILPGRRGSICH, encoded by the coding sequence ATGGCTGGCTCCTGTGGTCCACAGTTTGCTGTCCCATCGATTGCCTCCACCCCAAGAGTTGGGTTTGGATCTGCTGGGCTTGGCTGTGGAGGTCTAGGCTATGGATATGGAGGTCTTGGCTTAGCTCATGGAGGTCTAGGTTATGGATATGGAGGTCTTGGCTTAGCTCACGGTTATGGTCTCGGCTATGGCTCCGGTCCTGCTGTGGCTGAAACTTCTGGCAGTCTCGGCACCCTGGCTGGAGTCATCCCTTCCTGCATCAACCAGATCCCACCAGCAGAAGTCGTGATCCAGCCACCCCCCTCCGTCGTGACCCTCCCAGGACCCATCCTCTCTGCCACCGGTGAACCAGTCTCTGTGGGAGGCAATGCCCCATGTGCCATTAGCGGTACTGGGGTGGCAGGAGCCAGCTACTATGGGGGGCTAGGGGGCCTTTATGGAGGTTCCTGTTTAGGCCTGAGGCGAGGTTCATTCGTTGGAAGAAAGATTCTACCCGGACGTCGTGGCAGCATCTGTCATTGA